Proteins encoded together in one Paracidovorax wautersii window:
- a CDS encoding TlpA family protein disulfide reductase → MTSSVPPSPPSDSPASASAAPGPGAPSRRRWLMAGVGGVAALAGAGLAWQRLKPHAVMDGAEQAWWDASFKGLAGEEVPMRGFQGKPLLVNFWATWCPPCVEELPLLNSFYREKSAKRWQVVGLALDQPSAVRKFLERMSLDFPVVLGGLTGTDLGRNLGNLTGGLPFTVLFSADGRILHRKMGQVTPQDLQQWGQLG, encoded by the coding sequence ATGACGTCTTCCGTGCCTCCTTCTCCGCCGTCCGACTCTCCGGCCTCTGCAAGCGCCGCGCCAGGGCCGGGCGCTCCTTCCCGCCGCCGCTGGCTCATGGCCGGCGTGGGCGGGGTGGCCGCACTGGCGGGGGCCGGCCTCGCCTGGCAGCGCCTGAAACCCCACGCCGTGATGGACGGCGCGGAGCAGGCGTGGTGGGACGCGTCATTCAAGGGGCTGGCCGGGGAAGAGGTGCCGATGCGCGGTTTCCAAGGCAAGCCCCTCCTGGTGAACTTCTGGGCCACATGGTGCCCGCCCTGCGTGGAAGAGCTCCCGCTACTCAACAGCTTCTACCGCGAAAAATCTGCCAAACGCTGGCAAGTGGTTGGCCTGGCCCTCGACCAGCCCTCTGCCGTGCGCAAGTTCCTGGAGCGGATGTCGCTTGATTTTCCGGTGGTGCTTGGGGGGCTGACGGGTACCGACCTCGGGCGGAATCTGGGGAATCTGACCGGTGGGCTACCGTTTACGGTGCTGTTCAGCGCAGATGGACGCATCTTGCACCGTAAAATGGGGCAGGTGACACCCCAGGACCTGCAGCAGTGGGGGCAACTGGGCTAG
- the mpl gene encoding UDP-N-acetylmuramate:L-alanyl-gamma-D-glutamyl-meso-diaminopimelate ligase has protein sequence MHIHILGICGTFMGGLAALAREAGHRVTGCDAGVYPPMSDQLRALGIELIEGYGADQMALRPDLFVIGNVVSRARLADGSPKFPLMEAILDAGAPYTSGPQWLSEHVLQGRHVLAVAGTHGKTTTTSMLAWVLECAGLQPGFLVGGVPLDFGVSARLGAAQRPVPGTGPQGSAPVFVIEADEYDTAFFDKRSKFVHYRPRTAVLNNLEFDHADIFDDLAAIERQFHHLVRTVPPSGRVVVNGVEESLTRVLHAGCWSEVASFGAAVSDFTARGEPHAFDVLYRDQPVARLEWSLSGVHNQLNALAAIAAAHHAGVAPAQAAEALSRFQNVKRRMELRGTVHGIAVYDDFAHHPTALRTTLDGLRRRIGPGARILAAFEPRSNTMKLGTMKSQLPWALESADVAFCHTAGLDWDAAAALAPMGERARTADNVGALVGQIVQAAQPGDHVVCMSNGSFGGIHAQLLDALSKK, from the coding sequence ATGCATATTCATATTCTGGGCATCTGCGGAACGTTCATGGGCGGCCTGGCGGCGCTGGCGCGCGAGGCGGGCCACCGGGTCACGGGCTGCGATGCGGGCGTGTACCCGCCCATGAGCGACCAGTTGCGCGCACTGGGCATCGAACTCATCGAGGGCTATGGCGCCGACCAGATGGCGCTGCGGCCCGATCTGTTCGTGATCGGCAACGTGGTGAGCCGCGCGCGGCTGGCCGACGGCAGCCCCAAGTTTCCGCTGATGGAGGCCATCCTGGACGCCGGCGCGCCCTACACCAGCGGTCCGCAATGGCTGTCCGAGCATGTGCTGCAGGGTCGGCACGTGCTGGCGGTGGCCGGCACCCACGGCAAGACCACCACCACGTCGATGCTGGCCTGGGTGCTGGAATGCGCCGGCCTGCAGCCGGGCTTTTTGGTAGGGGGCGTGCCGCTGGATTTCGGCGTCTCCGCCCGGCTGGGCGCGGCGCAGCGCCCGGTGCCGGGCACGGGTCCGCAGGGCAGCGCGCCGGTGTTCGTGATCGAGGCGGACGAGTACGACACGGCCTTCTTCGACAAGCGCAGCAAGTTCGTGCACTACCGCCCACGCACGGCCGTGCTGAACAACCTGGAGTTCGACCACGCGGACATCTTCGACGACCTGGCCGCCATCGAGCGGCAGTTCCACCATCTGGTGCGCACCGTGCCACCGTCTGGCCGCGTGGTGGTCAACGGGGTGGAAGAGAGCCTGACGCGTGTGCTGCACGCCGGCTGCTGGAGCGAAGTGGCCAGCTTTGGCGCTGCCGTCAGCGACTTCACCGCCCGGGGCGAGCCCCACGCCTTTGACGTTCTGTACCGCGACCAGCCCGTCGCCCGCCTGGAGTGGAGCCTGAGCGGCGTGCACAACCAGCTCAATGCGCTGGCGGCCATCGCAGCGGCGCACCACGCGGGCGTGGCGCCGGCGCAGGCCGCCGAGGCGCTGTCGCGCTTCCAGAACGTGAAGCGCCGGATGGAGCTGCGCGGCACGGTGCACGGCATCGCCGTGTACGACGACTTCGCCCACCACCCGACGGCCCTGCGCACCACGCTCGACGGCCTGCGCCGGCGCATCGGCCCCGGCGCGCGCATCTTGGCCGCGTTCGAGCCGCGCAGCAACACGATGAAGCTGGGCACCATGAAGTCGCAGCTGCCCTGGGCGCTGGAATCCGCCGACGTGGCTTTCTGCCATACCGCAGGACTGGACTGGGACGCCGCGGCCGCCCTGGCGCCGATGGGCGAGCGCGCCCGCACGGCCGACAACGTGGGAGCGCTGGTAGGGCAGATCGTGCAGGCCGCCCAGCCTGGCGACCACGTGGTGTGCATGAGCAATGGCAGCTTCGGCGGCATCCATGCCCAGCTGCTGGATGCGCTATCAAAAAAATAG
- a CDS encoding 3-deoxy-7-phosphoheptulonate synthase, producing MKAPAHPSSDAWYRDVEKTSQTDDERIKDITVLPPPEHLIRFFPIHGTAVESLITQTRQTIHRIMAREDDRLLVVIGPCSIHDPAAALEYARRLKAVREQYKDTLEIVMRVYFEKPRTTVGWKGLINDPYLDESYRIDEGLRIARQLLIDINRLGVPAGSEFLDVISPQYIGDLISWGAIGARTTESQVHRELASGLSAPIGFKNGTDGNIRIATDAIQSAGRGHHFLSVHKNGQVAIVNTSGNKDCHVILRGGKAPNYDADSVQAACADLEKAGLPATLMVDCSHANSSKQHEKQRDVARDIAGQIAGGSHCVFGVMIESHLNAGAQKFTPGKDQACALEYGKSITDACLGWDDSLAALADLSASITARRAR from the coding sequence ATGAAGGCCCCCGCCCATCCCTCCAGCGATGCCTGGTACCGCGACGTCGAGAAAACCAGCCAGACCGACGACGAACGCATCAAGGACATCACAGTGTTGCCGCCTCCCGAACATCTGATCCGCTTCTTCCCGATCCATGGGACGGCGGTCGAATCCCTCATCACCCAGACGCGTCAGACCATCCACCGCATCATGGCCCGCGAGGACGACCGGCTGTTGGTGGTGATCGGCCCCTGCTCCATCCACGACCCGGCCGCCGCCCTGGAGTACGCCCGCCGCCTGAAGGCCGTGCGCGAGCAGTACAAGGACACGCTGGAGATCGTGATGCGCGTGTACTTCGAGAAGCCCCGCACCACCGTCGGCTGGAAGGGCCTCATCAACGACCCCTACCTGGATGAGAGCTACCGCATCGACGAAGGCCTGCGCATCGCGCGCCAGCTGCTCATCGACATCAACCGCCTGGGCGTGCCGGCCGGCAGCGAATTCCTGGACGTGATCTCGCCCCAGTACATCGGCGACCTCATCAGCTGGGGCGCCATCGGTGCGCGTACGACGGAGAGCCAGGTGCACCGCGAGCTGGCCTCGGGCCTGTCGGCGCCCATCGGTTTCAAGAACGGCACGGACGGCAACATCCGCATCGCCACGGACGCCATCCAGTCGGCCGGGCGCGGCCACCACTTCCTGTCGGTGCACAAGAACGGCCAGGTGGCCATCGTCAACACCAGCGGCAACAAGGACTGCCACGTCATCCTGCGTGGCGGCAAGGCGCCCAACTACGACGCGGACAGCGTGCAGGCCGCCTGCGCGGACCTGGAAAAGGCCGGCCTGCCCGCCACGCTGATGGTGGACTGCAGCCATGCCAACAGCAGCAAGCAGCATGAGAAGCAACGCGACGTGGCCCGCGACATCGCCGGCCAGATCGCCGGCGGCTCGCACTGCGTGTTCGGCGTGATGATCGAGAGCCACCTGAACGCGGGTGCGCAGAAGTTCACGCCCGGCAAGGACCAGGCCTGTGCGCTGGAGTACGGCAAGAGCATCACCGACGCCTGCCTGGGTTGGGACGACTCGCTGGCCGCGCTGGCCGATCTGTCCGCCTCCATCACGGCCCGCCGCGCCCGCTGA